TCACCATGCTGTGCTGAAGCCTTCAAGTACAACAACGAAATTACGCGTGGTGTTCGATGCATCCTGTAAAACCTCGAACAACCTTTCCTTAAACGATCAATTGCTTGTTGGACCCACAGTCCAGAACGATCTCTACACAATACTGCTTAAATTTAGGAAATTTGAAATAGGATTTACAGCGGACATTGGAAAGATGTATCGACAGGTGACGATACATCCAGCGGATagacaatttcaaacaattttatggcGAAATTCTCCAGACGAGGCAACAAGGGAATATCAATTGACAACTGTAACTTACGGAACTTCTGCAGCCCCATTTTTGGCAACACGTACACTGCAACAAGTGGCCATTGATAATTCTACAGAGTATCCAACTGAATCGCATGAAATCATCAATAATTTCTATGTCGATGATTACATGTCCAGTTCACCAGATTTGGAGTCAGCAAACTCTCTTCGTATTACACTATGTTCCATATTATCCAAATCAGGATTTAACTTACGTAAGTGGTCGTCAAACTCCCAACAATTTCGGGAAAACATAGAACCTGTTGATAGAGCATTTTCATCGGATACAATTATTGATTGTTCGGAAACTGTCAAAACTTTGGGCTTATTGTGGAACACGACGACTGATTTCTTCCAGTATAGCGTTTCATTAATGGAATCTTCTGATAAGATCACGAAACGTCATATTTTATCGGAGATTTCTAAAATTTATGACCCTATTGGATGGTTGGCCCCAATGGTGATAGGACACAAGATATTTATGCAGAAACTTTGGTTGAAAGGAATTAATTGGGACCAGGAACTTCCCAACGAGTTAAAGAATGAATGGTTGCGACTGAAACAGAATATTCATCACATCAAGGAACTTTAAATACCAAGATGGCTTCAACTAAGTTCAGGTGATCAGGTAGAACTCCATGGTTTCTCCGACTCTTCGGAGCATATGCCGCTGCAATTTATATTCATGTTACAAAACAGGATGGTTCAACTGCAACATCCCTACTAACTGCAAAGACAAGGGTGGCTCCTATAAAGCAAATCACACTACCCCGTTTGGAGCTATGTGGAGCTCAGCTTATGGTTAAACTGATGATTAAAGTAAAGGTTGCCCTGAATTTGAAGGATGTCAACATACACGGGTGGACTGATTCTACAGTAGTACTAGCGTGGATAAGCGATCATTCTCGGCGCTGGAAAACATTCGTTGCCAACCGTACTTCGTATATAGTGGACAATTTACCTGCAAGTAATTGGCACCACATTGCATCGAAACTAAACCCAGCTGATCTAGCTACCAGAGGTATTTCTTCTACAGATCTAATCAACAACACTTTATGGTGGAAAGGCCCAAACATGTTGCAGAATTATACTAATCAACCTCATTCAGTACATCAAATCTCAGAAGCAGTTCTTCGCGAGGAAAAGAAAACTATGATTGCTACAGCAACTTCACATGTGATCAACGATATTGATTTAATAGACCGGTACTCCAGTTTTACTAGACTCATCCGTATAACAGCTCGTATATTGCGTTTTATGCACAACTGCACATCTaggaaaacaaatttggaaaggAAATCACAACTACGGAACTTGAAACAGCGAGAAGATCATTGATAAAATATTCACAACGGAAGAGTTTTGATCCTGAAATGCTAATTTTGTCGTCCGGAAAACCACTTTCAACAACACATAAACTTGCAGCGCTTATTCCATTCATTGATGACAATGGTATACTTCGAGTTGGTGGTCGTTTGGAGAACGCGAATATTAGTTATGACCAGAAACATCCATGCATCCTTGAcaagaatgaaaaattgacgCAGTTAATAGTTGAAcattatcataacaattatcTTCATGCTGGTACACGACAAATGCAATATTTACTGGGCTTAAAATATTGGATTCCGAATATAACTTATCTTCTCAAACGGACTGTTTATAAATGCACAACATGCATGAGATTTCGCCAGAAACCTTATCAGCAGCGTATGGGTGAGCTGCCATCATACCGTGTACAACCAGGATCTACATTTTTGCATGTTGGTATTGACTTTGCAGGTCCAATACTAATTCGCTCATGGAAAGGCCGTGGGTCGCAATCCTACAAATGCTGGATTGccgtatttgtttgtttgaataCCAAGGCAGTACATCTGGAAGCGGTGACTGAACTCACTACTGCGGCTTTCTTGGCATCCCTTCGACGATTTACTTCTAGACGTGGTAAGGCAAGTCACATTTACACCGATAATGGTACCAACTTTGTTGGATGCAACCAGAAACTAAAGGCATTGTACGAATTCCTGCAAAACTCCCAAGACGTTATCTTCAGAGAATTGGCGAATCAACAGATTCATTGGCACTTCATCCCCCCTTCAGCACCAAACTTCGGCGGCATCTGGGAAGCTGGTGTGAAGTCAGTGAAGTTTCATTTAAATCGTACCCTGGGCATGTCTTCCGTCACATATGAGGAATTGAATACATTACTATGTCAAATTGAGTGCTGCCTTAACTCACGCCCACTGTGTTTAAAATATGAAGGCGATCCTGATCCAATAACACCGGGTCACTTTCTAATTCTTCGCCCAATGACAACTGTACCAGACGAAAATTTGATGAACGTTAACATGAATCGCTTAACTAGATGGGAATACATGCAACGGCTGCTTCAGCAATTTTGGTTAAAATGGTCAACAGAATATCTTAGTCAACTCCAGAAAAGACCAAAATGGGTCCAGAAACTACAAAATCTGCAACAAAACGACATGGTGCTTATAAAGGACGAAAATCTACCCCTACAAAATGGTTAATTGGCAGAATTATGGAGACACATCCCGGTAAGATGGCCTCGTTCGTGTTGCAACAGTGAAGACTACAACTGGTCTACTAAAGCGGCCTGTATCAAAGCTCTGCCCCCTCTTTGTTGAATGTTGAAAGGGACCCTTTCAAGGTGGGCCGAAATGTTTGAgggtatcataattattttattctataaattgtatttttcgtTTTCCCTTTTTATTTGTTACTATGGACTTTATTTTAATTCACCACTAATGTAAATGTACAtaatttttccctttttttaacttttgaaaTACAACTCTGTTAACTTTATGCAAcacaattatttttagtttgagAACTTTAAGACAACCTACTACAtctttttgaataaataaacaatgaaaatatattatttgatataaaatataaagtgtttgttgtttttatttacaatacagTCCATTATAAACCGTGAACAGGTGTTGTCACTTTCGAAAAATTAGCCGTTTACAGGGTATACCCCATATAGATGTAAAAAGCAATaacactatatatatatagtttttcattccTAAAACCGGTATCTTTCGTGGTGCCAAAAAACGACTAATGCATTTCGATAGGGAAATGTCCTAGGAATCGCGCTAGGGTGTTGTCACTTTCGAAAAATTAGCCGTTTACAGGGTATAccatataaaattgtaaaaacagtaatattatatatatatatagtttttcattccTAAAGCCGATATCTTTCGTGGTGCCAAAAAACGACTAATGCATTTCGATAGGGCAATGTCCTAGAATTCGCGTAAGGGTGTTGTCACTTTCGAAAAATTAGTCGTTTACAGGGTATACCCCCTATAGATGTAAAAAGCAGTaacactatatatatatagtttttcattccTAAAACCGATATCTTTCGTGGTGCCAAACAACGACTAATGCATTTCGATAGGGCAATGTCCTAGGATTCGCGATAGGGTGTTGtcactttcgaaaaatttgccgtttacagggtataccatataaagttgtaaaaacagtaatatatatacagtgacggacattacaatagaatcactaccaatatttcatttaaaaccaggagcaatcataaggattggtgtgggccagaaaatataaaaaagtggcaaaatgtgttgtggacggacgaaacgaacattaatttaattggtagtgatgataagacatgggttagacgtccaaaaaatggcaaaaaccaaaaacgtttaaacatggttgaggaaatattattatatggaaatgcttttcttggtattgcgttggtccaatttattggattaaagaaaatatggataagcacttgtatgtaaatattttggagaatgttataaagccacatgcagaatggaatatgcccttaaaatggctcttccagcaagataatgacccaaagcacacgtcaggtcttgccaaaaaatggtttttatataacaaaattcatgttatggaatggccgtctcaataaccagacttaaatcctatggaaaatagtaaaagacaaactcggacctgaaaaattgaaaaacaaggaagaactttggcagaaaattgaggaaatatggtatgcaatttcccgatctacatgcgaaagtttgttaaattcaatccccaaaagatttgatgctgttattagaaataattgatatgcaacaaaatatttaaaaaaaacaacgaattcttatgatgattttttatttttaataattttaagactgattgattctatttgaatgtcgcatattttatttagtcttttagatttgacatcgtttttaacataagaatgtgttatttttttctatttattgtttacgttatgagcattaatatataatgaacaaatttttaattttgaaatcaaattttgtagttttaccgctttaatcgaattcatatgtagtgattctcttgtattgtccgtcactgtatatagtttttcattccTAAAACCGATATCTTTCGTGGTGCCAAAAAACGACTAATGCATTTCGATAGGGAAATATCCTAGGAATCGCGCTAGGGTGTTGTCACTTTCGAAAAATTAGCCGTTTACAGGGAATACGATATAAAGTTGTAAGAACAATAACATATATACTGTTACTGTTTTTACAACTTTatttgtcttgaatgtgtttaatgcattagtcttcaaacttttttctctagcctgggcgatttttatcttccgtatcaaaatcaccacttcagaaccgaacaaaccataaGCTTTGTTGAGTAATCGATTGCTCATATATATTAAATtacgtattttaaaatttaggaccTATACTTTAGTCACGGATAACCAGCCAGAAGATGGACATAATGAAGGAGGtacattttcatttattctGAGTCGATTGATCATTAAGATCCATTATTTTTAAGctatacaaacatatgtatgtagaaatgctgttttagaatttaacatacatatgtatattgaaaaataactggacctcttttctgaataaatatttacacacgAGAAATACATTCATATCATTTCCActtaattgttttgttgaattttttataaattttcaacacaaatgattttttttcaatttaataaaaatttaattcaaaataagtaGTTCTTTATAacttatatgtacattagggtggccccaaaattaaagttgcggatgttcccacctaaaatgaaaatttgattcattctaagactacgttttgaatttttttcgtcctggggtcaatatttggcgagctggatcgaaggataaaatggtccttttttgaggttttttacattttttccatatttcttccaaagaaagtatatgtaaatttggtatcatatgaaaggtctttgagacacgcattcaattggttaaaagaaatttaaaaaaaaaaaattttaattaaaaaattttaaaaattttcgacaaaattttagtttttttaaattttttcatagaatttattcaaatacatagatgaaatttcttgatcataaacatcatgtaatttcaccgaaatggtttttctcgttttttaaaattcagtccagttcaatgtttattcaaatttgtttaaacccaatttcatccctatctgacaatctctgtatactcaattcatagtatatataatgggcatcaaaataactcaaattttataagctttccatcgatgtataatttcgtatacttttttttttgttacactacgaatatttaaatttaagctaaagcatttactatacatcgcgctataatgattattttaatgttattcctttggaatgttgttgttaattttaagtaacatgtgaaaaactgcttattacatatatttttacattcacccttattctacttggcgtcgtcgacatcgtcgtcaatattgagtcaaaaaatggtatatGTTACGCCGATAGCAATAACAATTGGTAACTTTTGACAGCCTTTTGTACTTTAACCCgacttataaaagtataaaattctgtCAGAAGTTATCAATTGTTATCGATTTCGGAGAAAAACataccattttttgactcaatattgacgacgatgtcgacgacgcTAAGTAGAATAAAGGTGATTGTTTAGTATATTGTTTGCTAAatgagaaatattaattaacagttaaaacttaaaaatataaattcatagaaaatattttaatattaagataattttttcatatatgtatatttatttacaaattcgtTTACATGAGTTTATTCTATTAGCAATATAAGAAGGTCGATTTTTTTCGATTACTGATAGCATGGATTGACTGACAAAATGTACAAATCGTTCTGTATTTTGTGAATGACTTAGAAAATCTGAAATTagtaatatattattaaaatatcacgATTTTATACATAATAGCTTAACcaaagataaaataattttctagtaaaaattttaattttattatcgcGATTTTTATGAGAATTTATAATGTTTTACCTGGAATATCTATATTGTTGCTTGAGTCGTTGTATTTCATTAATTGTTCTGTTGAGTAAAATTGAATGCAAGGGGGCTCTGAGAAggctattaaattaaaattgacaattaaaatttagtgtTGGAATTGTGAATTGACgaagtatataataaataataagtatataataaatatgtagtatgaaaactatttttgttataaaaatgatttgttaTTACATTTATTATCTCCCAACCTACACAATCATGTCTGATATGccctttgaatttttctttaataaaattaaaataaataaaattggtatTGTTGACAACAGTGTTCTAAAATGTGTTATGTTGCAATGTATTATTTccaatcaaaatgtaaaattttatttttttggttgttatgcCCTTTTGATTTTAAGGTGAccatatataagattttttgtaaaaattaaaaaaaaacaaaaagaaaaaattttctcttaaaattttactagttgtcaatgattttatacaaattcttcattactttaaaaataaacgacaaaaaacaacaacattcaaaaacaaattattattatggaataatgttttagcttaaatttaaatattcgtagtgtaacaaaaaaaaagtatacgaatttatacatcgatggaaagcttataaaatttgagttattttgatgcccattacatatactatgaattgagtacagagattgtcagatggggatgaaattaggtttaaacaaatttgaataaacattgaactggattgaattttaaaaaacgagaaaaaccatttcggtgaaattacatgatgtttatgatcaagaaatttcatctatgtatttgaataaattctatgaaaaaattaaaaaaaactaaaattttgtcgaaaatttttaaaattttttaattaaaatttttttttttaaaatttcttttaaccaattgaatgcgtctctcaaagaactttcatatgataccaaatttacatatacttcctttggaagaaatatggaaaaaatgtaaaaaacctcaaaaaaggacctttttatcctttgatccagctcgccaaatattgaccccaggacgaaaaaatttcaaaacgtagtcttagaatgaatcaaattttcattttaggcgggaacatcgataccttatttttactccatacaaacggggccaccctaatgtacatatatgaaGTAAGTAGTTAGTAGATGtggaaaatcaagaaaaaacgGAATTACGAATGCCGAGCGGGAAGCGAAATTTCATGACTAAAAGGGAGACAATCCCGCGAAAATCGGCACATTTGGCAACCCTAATACAGTATTTCCGccacatacatatcgtcacctaaaatgcaaaacaacgtatcatcaaaaaattcgtaattgattttattattgattcactacatcatattgcccatgtatgtgtacaaaattttaaacttttactatcaaaaataaccaagttcaTATTCAGTTTTTCTTTCTTAAGAGACAGACATGTTTTTAGCTCGCTCCGTACTTTTATTGaagttaaaagtttttttaaaattaaaaatatatacaatatttggcGATTTGGAcgcttaaagaaaaataaaaaaaaccaattgTGCACCTAAAacagtgtaaaaaaaaacaaacaaatagtgccaaaaaaaagttgttaaattatcaaaaatagatttaaattaataagaaaGTGTGTTTCTGTTCCTTTTCTTTTGATTTGAGTGAAAGAGCATATGAGTTCTCATGATGAGACTGCTAGGCTCAgcttaaacggcagaaatgcatacatatttctCAGTGGGGAGAGTGATCAACAAAATATAACTGATCGCAATTAcaacaaacattatttaaccgccaaacctaTTGAGAGAGCtcgctcttgttcccccgctcTTCAATTATATTGTCTACTGCCACCAAGTACGCATAGATTGCTTTAGTCATACATATCAGACCGAGTTTTTAGAGTGAAATATTGCGATTATGTAacaggaaattatgaaattaaagctggtgttccacagggaagtgttctcggaccaacactttatttgatatatacttctGACTTGCCTGTGTGTGATAGACTTACCATATCAACATTCGCTGATGATACGGCAATACTTAGCTCACATGCAGATCCGCAGGTAGGTTCTACGAAATTGGCCAATTATCTGAGACTCGTGGAGATATGGTTGAATAACTGGAGAATACgagtaaatgaactcaaaagtaaacacatcacatttactctcagaaggggtgaatgtccacctatcacactaaataacataaacattccacagacagatactgttacataccttggtattcacttggatagacgacttaattggcgtcgtcatatagaagccaagagacttcacatgaagttaagagcctctagccttcactggttactagggtattcaattaatcgggtttctggtttaatcgggcatataattaatcggggtttggatttaatcggttaataatcggttaatttaaaattattagattagccgaataatttgtattttaattttaaaatgaaaatacaacaacgaattttgtgtacaaaaacataaaaaacaaacaaaacataacaattcaaccaaaaataatagcaaatatggtatttgagatacattttgtatacacatgtgattttttcatgattttagtgagatcttcagaaatcatcttttaaaaaaagaatataatttaaatattcttttaaacgatttttttttagaataaaacattacttgaaaaaaactctctcgctgattgtaggtTGGTGAAATCGAAAGCATTATACATATatccaatatatataaaatcctTTGTTATACCATTGGAATCCTTtatggattgttttagattttgaatacttttaatagtttcgttaagttctgataaaagactcgtttgaaaaaaaagtttcgtctatataaatttgtatttgcatcaaaacagaaaaaaaatatgttaaagtgcaaaaaaaaaaaattcggttaatcggttaaccgagacaaattaatcggtttattttttatttgaaaatcggcaattttaaattattcgaacagttaaccgtccaaaattaccctactggttactcaatcaccaatcaaaattaagccttgactataaagtcatcctgtataaatgtgtattaaaaccaaactggacatatggaatccaatatTGGGGAACGGCCattaattccagtattgaacttatacagagggcccaatcgagaattcttaggacaatgacaggtgcaccttggtacataagaaatgagaacatccatagagacctacaagtaccgttagctaaagatgaattcaagaatgtccgtgagaaatacatcatgaaattgttgaaccacccgaacccgcttgcaagacatctcacacagacccaaacaagatcaaggcttcgtagaaccgatctaccaccccgctaagatgtggcccatatgaacatcaacgctcccgtcagagagcatttagttttaattttatttataagattttattacttattgtcaggcctaagtaaggcagattcgataaataaataaacgtacAAGATTTTTATGCTTCTGGAAGAAacaatagaataaaaaatttgttcgagGACATAAAGGATGAAAGGATTCTGAGATATTGTATGTGCAGCCAGCTGAACATTTGTAaccaaatcaaataaaaaaacttatttatttaaacatttttctttttaaattcttgaaaataattatactCCTGGgtgaaaatttattgtttaggAATGGAACTCCATGAAGCACTACCGATCATGGAAACATGCTAAAATGAAAGTCATTTTAGCCGCTTCACTTGTGCTTGAGGCAAAACTTCGGCTAGTTCCTCTTCAAAACTCAGTTTTGTTCCCTCTAATTATCTTCATCATCAGTATAGATGGGattctacacaatatttaccCATACATTAGGTAAATACGAAGTAAAAACATTTCCTGAGTATTTATTTGGGTATTTATAAAAAGCATTTGAAATGCTGCAATCAGCTAAaacgttattttaaattattcatttgttttattttggctGTTCACGAACAAGTGAACCTAAAGCAGGGaagcgcaaaaagagaaattgtagtttgtgtgcatgtatgggttaaaaataaaaaattcgcaacaacatcaagcaacagaatgaaatatttgtatttttacgctctattgtttgcaactaaatgagttatttgtattttttacgctcttgctgtgtgttttgtaatctcaacaatatgaacgcctaccaatgtCCTAAAGGCTACAACAAAATCATCAATGCTAAGTGAAGATTTTTGGAATATGcagaaattcaatttaaaactatttcaaCCGACATCTATTTTCGAATTCAACCAATATAGTATTCATAGGGTATATTCGAAATAAGCTGCGAGATGCATTTATACCAATAACTGAAATTGAtgataaagaaaaacaagattTGTTGTCTTCCTTTGATGAATGGttgaaaaagtttgttaaacCAATACATTTGCCTGCTAGTTTCCTTCACCCCAATAGTCAAGGGTACGATTTAAGTTCATCCGATTGTCTAATTGGTATGAAGTTTATTTATGATATGGGTaccaatttgaaaataaatgaattgtGAATAGGATTTTTTAcaactatctatgaactattttttagtttctgttttactagttccgactttagttatgatttatgaatatgcgccattGTGTGGAACTGCATAGAAGAAATATCTCCTTCGACATGGTGGAATAGTATTTGCGCGTGCACGGAATTAAGCTGAATAGTGGTTCATTATTTTTCAAGTAAGCATTTCGAtttatatctttatatatataattcttctgtacgtgtgttagtaactgaactcctccttaacggctgggccgatttcgatgaaattttttgtgtggGTTTGattgggtccctggatggtttagattcacaattgacctatataggaacaatgtgcatggcacctcccatacaaagtaaaaatatattattgtatATCTGGACTACTATCATAGTGGGGGTCTTCATACTTTGtgtggcagaacaacgtttgccgggacatctagtttattataaaattcattaaattttgcagCACCAAATTTTCTACTACATAGTTTACCAGGGTATATACCCATTTTACCGGGTATTTACCTATTTCCCATCTAATCATCAGCAATATCTTCAATATCGCTTTCCATGAACAGATCAACAATTTGTTGCTCTGTAAATTTACTTGGCATTTTTTTCGTAATAGGTTATAATAATGCTAAAATAAGGGcctaacaacaaatttaatggACATTTATGTACGATTATATGTACGATATGTATGATTATTgaattgttaataataaaattatatatttcttttagtttttgtatttcacaactttaaaaaaattaattgaaatgtttAAGTGCTCATGAAAACGTGTTCTACGAACAACTGatcacaaaattaattaaaa
The nucleotide sequence above comes from Calliphora vicina chromosome 1, idCalVici1.1, whole genome shotgun sequence. Encoded proteins:
- the LOC135949214 gene encoding uncharacterized protein LOC135949214 yields the protein MVRDKDNVLQSCRALIDSGAQSTLVSEACVQRLHLNRTNDKTLIYGVGDSNTNYTRGRVQLEIFAPGTKGTIIVQTYCLSNLTQYLPSHTVDNNDLQFFNNLHLADPEYFKKNKIDIIIGADVFAHCILEGKVTHPSGSPIALNTIFGWIIMGNVNEVQQSTFVAHIYSDLDMQLQKFWDTGYCQHPTKHLSQEEEMAERHYTENVERQEDGKYMVRLPFKSSPVELGESKCSALKRLESMERKFARNPEHKEEFHKFMEEYERLEHMQLAPNGEKQAYYMPHHAVLKPSSTTTKLRVVFDASCKTSNNLSLNDQLLVGPTVQNDLYTILLKFRKFEIGFTADIGKMYRQVTIHPADRQFQTILWRNSPDEATREYQLTTVTYGTSAAPFLATRTLQQVAIDNSTEYPTESHEIINNFYVDDYMSSSPDLESANSLRITLCSILSKSGFNLRKWSSNSQQFRENIEPVDRAFSSDTIIDCSETVKTLGLLWNTTTDFFQYSVSLMESSDKITKRHILSEISKIYDPIGWLAPMDGSTATSLLTAKTRVAPIKQITLPRLELCGAQLMVKLMIKVKVALNLKDVNIHGWTDSTVVLAWISDHSRRWKTFVANRTSYIVDNLPASNWHHIASKLNPADLATRGISSTDLINNTLWWKGPNMLQNYTNQPHSVHQISEAVLREEKKTMIATATSHVINDIDLIDRYSSFTRLIRITARILRFMHNCTSRKTNLERKSQLRNLKQREDH
- the LOC135949223 gene encoding uncharacterized protein LOC135949223 codes for the protein MLILSSGKPLSTTHKLAALIPFIDDNGILRVGGRLENANISYDQKHPCILDKNEKLTQLIVEHYHNNYLHAGTRQMQYLLGLKYWIPNITYLLKRTVYKCTTCMRFRQKPYQQRMGELPSYRVQPGSTFLHVGIDFAGPILIRSWKGRGSQSYKCWIAVFVCLNTKAVHLEAVTELTTAAFLASLRRFTSRRGKASHIYTDNGTNFVGCNQKLKALYEFLQNSQDVIFRELANQQIHWHFIPPSAPNFGGIWEAGVKSVKFHLNRTLGMSSVTYEELNTLLCQIECCLNSRPLCLKYEGDPDPITPGHFLILRPMTTVPDENLMNVNMNRLTRWEYMQRLLQQFWLKWSTEYLSQLQKRPKWVQKLQNLQQNDMVLIKDENLPLQNG